From Mariprofundus sp. NF, the proteins below share one genomic window:
- a CDS encoding Crp/Fnr family transcriptional regulator — protein sequence MDDARLELLQSMPVFGGVSQGTLIFLMQRASILNLEKGEFFFHEGDSATSMFVLESGVVAAMKQRDGQELVARELGQGDCFGEMALLDLYPRSASVIARTHCRAIEISQASLFALHEENLEQFTIIQMNIGREISRRLRLSDEKLFEMSGAVM from the coding sequence ATGGATGATGCCAGGCTTGAACTTTTGCAGTCGATGCCGGTCTTTGGCGGTGTTAGTCAGGGGACGTTGATCTTTCTAATGCAGAGGGCATCTATCCTGAATCTGGAGAAGGGTGAGTTTTTCTTTCATGAAGGTGATAGTGCTACCTCAATGTTTGTCCTTGAATCTGGCGTTGTCGCAGCCATGAAACAACGTGATGGTCAGGAGCTTGTGGCCCGAGAGCTGGGGCAGGGTGACTGTTTCGGTGAGATGGCACTCCTTGATCTCTACCCCCGCAGTGCATCGGTTATAGCCAGAACTCACTGCCGGGCGATAGAGATCAGCCAGGCATCCCTGTTTGCGCTGCATGAGGAGAATCTGGAGCAGTTCACCATTATTCAGATGAATATCGGTCGTGAAATCAGTCGTCGGCTGCGTCTCTCAGATGAGAAGCTGTTCGAGATGAGTGGCGCGGTGATGTAA
- the sucB gene encoding dihydrolipoyllysine-residue succinyltransferase, which translates to MKVEIKVPSLGESETEATLIAWLKQEGDVVAVDDVLAEIESDKITMEITALDSGVLTGILKKVEDIVEPGEVIAYIDDSAEVATGAKVSSAAVEAAVTTPEKVEVEEISAQVEPEPEATEPAPVAKVSEAPAGERVISTSGRKQERVPMSRLRRRIAERLKHAQNTAAMLTTFNEVNLQAVMDLRSRYGQSFQDKHGVKLGFMSFFVQAVSHAISKYPALNAYIEGDDIVYHDYVDIGIAVSTEKGLVVPVLRDAHLLTLAEVEKGILALAGKARSGGLSPDDLKGGTFSITNGGIYGSMLSTPILNPPQSGILGMHTIQKRAVVENDAIVIRPMMYLALSYDHRLIDGSDAVRFLVAVKEALEYPAGLTLDL; encoded by the coding sequence ATGAAAGTTGAAATCAAAGTACCCAGCCTCGGAGAGTCCGAGACCGAAGCGACATTGATTGCCTGGCTCAAGCAGGAGGGAGATGTTGTTGCCGTTGATGATGTGCTGGCCGAGATCGAGAGTGACAAGATCACCATGGAGATCACTGCCCTTGATAGCGGCGTACTGACAGGAATATTGAAAAAGGTTGAGGATATTGTCGAACCCGGTGAAGTGATCGCTTATATCGATGATAGTGCCGAGGTTGCGACAGGGGCGAAAGTTTCTTCAGCAGCAGTTGAAGCAGCCGTAACTACGCCTGAGAAGGTTGAGGTTGAGGAGATTTCGGCTCAGGTCGAGCCCGAGCCCGAAGCAACAGAACCAGCACCTGTGGCAAAGGTTTCTGAAGCTCCGGCAGGAGAGCGTGTTATCTCCACATCGGGCCGTAAGCAGGAGCGGGTTCCGATGAGTCGTCTGCGCCGCAGGATTGCCGAGCGCTTGAAACATGCGCAGAACACTGCCGCGATGCTGACAACCTTTAATGAGGTCAATCTGCAGGCGGTGATGGATCTGCGTAGCCGCTATGGCCAGAGCTTTCAGGATAAACATGGTGTGAAACTCGGTTTTATGTCCTTCTTTGTGCAGGCCGTTAGCCATGCCATCTCGAAATATCCGGCACTCAATGCCTATATCGAAGGTGATGATATTGTTTATCACGATTATGTGGATATCGGTATTGCCGTCAGTACGGAGAAGGGGTTGGTGGTACCTGTGCTGAGAGATGCCCATCTGTTAACTCTGGCTGAGGTGGAGAAGGGGATTCTTGCCCTGGCTGGCAAAGCCAGAAGCGGCGGATTGAGCCCGGATGATCTGAAAGGAGGAACCTTCTCGATCACCAATGGAGGCATCTACGGCTCCATGCTCTCAACACCCATTCTGAATCCACCCCAGAGTGGTATTCTCGGTATGCACACCATTCAAAAACGGGCTGTGGTAGAGAACGATGCCATTGTGATCAGACCGATGATGTATCTGGCACTCTCCTATGATCATCGTCTGATTGATGGCTCTGATGCGGTACGTTTTCTGGTGGCAGTGAAAGAGGCACTCGAATATCCGGCCGGTCTTACGCTGGATCTGTAA